A part of Homoserinibacter sp. YIM 151385 genomic DNA contains:
- a CDS encoding DUF2000 domain-containing protein has protein sequence MIEQHDPAAEVRFDTRIAVLLRDDLEPWQELNVAAFLVSGLTRPEIVGAPYLDADGIEYAPMIGQPILLYSADAATLAAVRAKSVERGLRPAVYTAELFGTGHDAANRAAVRAVPSGELDLVGVAVHGPRNAVDRMTKAARLHR, from the coding sequence ATGATCGAGCAGCACGACCCCGCCGCCGAGGTGCGGTTCGACACCCGCATCGCGGTGCTCCTGCGCGACGACCTCGAGCCGTGGCAGGAGCTCAACGTCGCCGCGTTCCTCGTGAGCGGCCTCACCCGCCCCGAGATCGTCGGGGCGCCCTATCTCGACGCCGACGGCATCGAGTACGCGCCCATGATCGGGCAGCCGATCCTCCTCTACTCCGCTGACGCGGCGACGCTCGCGGCCGTGCGCGCGAAGTCGGTCGAGCGCGGGCTGCGGCCGGCCGTCTACACGGCCGAGCTCTTCGGCACGGGACACGACGCCGCGAACCGGGCCGCCGTGCGCGCCGTCCCGAGCGGCGAGCTGGATCTCGTGGGCGTCGCGGTGCACGGCCCGCGCAACGCGGTTGACCGGATGACGAAGGCGGCTCGGCTGCACCGCTGA
- a CDS encoding efflux RND transporter permease subunit, with protein MHLLSVFSLRNRALIALVTIVVGVFGGIALTSLKQELIPSVTFPQLVVVTSYPGASPDVVEEDVSTPIETAIQSVQGLNGTTATSSSGSSTVSATFDYGTDITRIEQRVQLAINRIGGQLPDAVDPQVITGSIEDLPVIQVAVTSDADSDELSALLEDSTITELEQLDDVREVSLLGTTGKRLEIRPDLDELADAGLTTQAIRDALQQNGALLAAGEITEDGSTLTVQAGSRLESAKDVERLPLLGATSGGAASGAGSGAGADAGADAGAGAGAGAAAPDAAAPSAPVAPAVPEPSTIGEVAEVSVADDPVTGISRVNGEPALTIAVTKTPDGNTVDVSHEVRELLPELADGLGQGTEFTVVFDQAPFIEQSIEALATEGALGLAFAVVVILVFLLSIRSTLVTAISIPASVLITFIGMLATGYTLNILTLGALTIAIGRVVDDSIVVIENIKRHIGLGEEKLPAIQAAVKEVAAAITASTVTTVAVFLPLALVGDITGELFRPFALTVTIALAASLFVSLTIVPVLAYWFLGAKKVHRHDGDAAPVAAAGSAEEVDELDRPTRLQRVYLPVLRGTLKLPAVTLLAALLVLVGSGALATQLTTNFIGDSGQNTLTVTQTLPADTSLDATDEAAQVVEDALLEVDGVDTVQLSIGTSGSGVAAAFGGGGDVTYSITTDADADQTALQADVREAVAGLDDVGEVSVAASGSGFASTDIEIDITAPTADALESGAQDVLDAVRDLDVTAEAESNLSSVQPYLAIEIDREEAADRGLSDMQVGGLVAEAMLPSAIGSVQIDGDTLDVYIDDPDSPTTLRELRAFEIPTATGDSVRLRDIATVEQVDGPSTITTVQGVRSATVTITPSTEDLTTASAEVTQALDAVDLPAGATAEIGGVTADQADAFGQLGLALLAAILIVYTVMVATFRSLRQPLLLLISVPFAATGAIILQVISGIPLGVASLIGVLMLIGIVVTNAIVLIDLVNQYRERGMDTREAIVHGSARRLRPILMTALATIFALIPMAVGLTGHGGFISQPLAIVVIGGLVSSTVLTLIVLPSLYWLVEGARERRQTRRDAKAARRAEAERGSETPAM; from the coding sequence GTGCACCTGCTGTCCGTCTTCAGCCTTCGGAACCGGGCGCTCATCGCGCTCGTGACGATCGTCGTCGGGGTGTTCGGCGGCATCGCCCTCACCTCGCTCAAGCAGGAGCTCATCCCCTCGGTGACCTTCCCGCAGCTCGTCGTCGTGACGAGCTACCCGGGCGCGAGTCCCGACGTCGTCGAGGAGGACGTCTCGACGCCCATCGAGACCGCGATCCAGTCGGTGCAGGGGCTCAACGGCACGACCGCGACCTCCTCCTCCGGCTCGAGCACGGTCAGCGCGACCTTCGACTACGGCACCGACATCACGCGCATCGAGCAGCGCGTGCAGCTCGCCATCAACCGCATCGGCGGCCAGCTCCCCGACGCGGTCGACCCGCAGGTCATCACGGGCTCCATCGAGGATCTGCCCGTCATCCAGGTCGCGGTCACGAGCGACGCCGACTCCGACGAGCTCTCGGCGCTGCTCGAGGACTCGACGATCACCGAGCTCGAGCAGCTCGACGACGTGCGCGAGGTGAGCCTGCTCGGCACGACGGGCAAGCGGCTCGAGATCCGACCCGACCTCGACGAGCTCGCGGACGCGGGCCTCACGACGCAGGCGATCCGGGATGCGCTCCAGCAGAACGGCGCCCTCCTCGCGGCCGGCGAGATCACGGAGGACGGGTCGACGCTGACCGTCCAGGCGGGATCGCGCCTCGAGTCCGCGAAGGACGTCGAGCGGCTGCCGCTGCTCGGCGCGACGAGCGGGGGCGCGGCCTCGGGTGCGGGCTCCGGGGCAGGCGCTGACGCCGGTGCCGACGCCGGTGCCGGTGCGGGTGCCGGTGCGGCTGCGCCCGACGCGGCGGCGCCGTCGGCCCCCGTCGCGCCGGCGGTCCCCGAGCCGAGCACGATCGGCGAGGTCGCCGAGGTGAGCGTCGCCGACGACCCCGTGACCGGCATCTCCCGCGTGAACGGCGAGCCCGCCCTCACGATCGCCGTCACGAAGACGCCCGACGGCAACACGGTCGACGTCTCGCACGAGGTCCGCGAGCTGCTCCCCGAGCTCGCCGACGGCCTCGGCCAGGGCACCGAGTTCACGGTCGTCTTCGATCAGGCGCCCTTCATCGAGCAGTCCATCGAGGCCCTCGCGACGGAGGGCGCGCTCGGCCTCGCCTTCGCGGTCGTCGTCATCCTCGTGTTCCTGCTGTCGATCCGCTCGACGCTCGTCACCGCGATCTCGATCCCGGCATCCGTGCTCATCACCTTCATCGGGATGCTCGCGACCGGCTACACGCTCAACATCCTCACGCTCGGCGCGCTCACGATCGCGATCGGCCGCGTCGTCGACGACTCGATCGTCGTCATCGAGAACATCAAGCGGCACATCGGCCTCGGCGAGGAGAAGCTGCCCGCCATCCAGGCCGCCGTGAAGGAGGTCGCGGCCGCCATCACCGCCTCGACCGTCACGACGGTCGCCGTCTTCCTCCCGCTCGCGCTCGTCGGCGACATCACGGGCGAGCTGTTCCGACCCTTCGCGCTCACCGTCACGATCGCGCTCGCCGCATCCCTCTTCGTCTCGCTCACGATCGTGCCGGTGCTCGCGTACTGGTTCCTCGGCGCGAAGAAGGTGCACCGGCACGACGGCGATGCGGCGCCGGTCGCGGCCGCCGGCTCGGCCGAGGAGGTCGACGAGCTCGACCGGCCCACCCGGCTCCAGCGCGTCTACCTCCCGGTGCTGCGCGGCACGCTCAAGCTCCCCGCCGTGACGCTGCTCGCGGCTCTCCTCGTGCTCGTCGGCAGCGGCGCGCTCGCGACCCAGCTCACCACGAACTTCATCGGCGACAGCGGGCAGAACACCCTCACCGTCACCCAGACCCTCCCCGCCGACACGAGCCTCGACGCGACCGACGAGGCCGCGCAGGTCGTCGAGGACGCGCTGCTCGAGGTCGACGGCGTCGACACCGTGCAGCTCTCGATCGGCACGAGCGGCTCCGGCGTGGCGGCGGCTTTCGGGGGCGGCGGCGACGTCACCTACTCGATCACGACGGATGCGGATGCCGACCAGACGGCGCTGCAGGCGGACGTCCGCGAGGCGGTCGCCGGACTCGACGACGTGGGCGAGGTCTCGGTCGCCGCCTCGGGCTCCGGCTTCGCCTCGACCGACATCGAGATCGACATCACGGCGCCGACCGCGGACGCCCTCGAGTCGGGAGCGCAGGACGTGCTCGACGCGGTCCGCGACCTCGACGTCACGGCCGAGGCGGAGAGCAACCTCTCCTCCGTGCAGCCGTACCTCGCGATCGAGATCGACCGCGAGGAGGCCGCCGACCGCGGGCTCAGCGACATGCAGGTCGGCGGGCTCGTCGCGGAGGCGATGCTGCCCTCCGCGATCGGCTCGGTGCAGATCGACGGCGACACGCTCGACGTCTACATCGACGACCCGGACTCCCCGACGACGCTGCGGGAGCTGCGCGCCTTCGAGATCCCGACCGCGACCGGCGACAGCGTGCGCCTCCGCGACATCGCGACGGTCGAGCAGGTCGACGGCCCCTCGACCATCACGACCGTGCAGGGCGTGCGCAGCGCGACGGTGACCATCACGCCCTCCACGGAGGACCTGACGACCGCCTCCGCCGAGGTCACCCAGGCGCTCGACGCCGTCGACCTCCCCGCCGGCGCGACCGCCGAGATCGGCGGCGTCACCGCCGACCAGGCCGACGCCTTCGGCCAGCTCGGGCTCGCCCTCCTCGCCGCGATCCTCATCGTCTACACGGTCATGGTCGCGACCTTCCGCAGCCTCCGTCAGCCGCTGCTGCTGCTCATCTCGGTGCCCTTCGCGGCGACCGGCGCGATCATCCTCCAGGTGATCTCCGGCATCCCGCTCGGCGTGGCCTCGCTCATCGGCGTGCTCATGCTCATCGGCATCGTCGTGACCAACGCGATCGTCCTCATCGACCTCGTGAACCAGTACCGCGAGCGCGGCATGGACACGCGGGAGGCGATCGTGCACGGCTCCGCCCGGCGTCTGCGCCCCATCCTCATGACGGCGCTCGCGACGATCTTCGCGCTCATCCCCATGGCGGTCGGGCTCACCGGCCACGGCGGCTTCATCTCGCAGCCGCTCGCGATCGTCGTCATCGGCGGGCTCGTCTCCTCGACGGTGCTGACGCTCATCGTGCTGCCCTCGCTGTACTGGCTCGTCGAGGGCGCCCGCGAGCGGCGGCAGACGCGACGGGATGCGAAGGCGGCCAGGCGCGCCGAGGCGGAGCGGGGGTCGGAGACGCCGGCGATGTAG
- a CDS encoding alpha/beta hydrolase produces MSPAAAGTAAITVVPTPARRGGRRRGLAVLTSALVLAGLVGLAGCTPEPPERAVPTPSASPPAESATAWDAPAPVVEDGVEVTRGIVYREVEGQRLALDAYRPPGGERLPVLVMVHGGAFVAGDRARERFARFGPAFARAGWLAVSIDYRLAPRWTYPAPVEDVTAAVDWVRAPGAVGHLGADPERVALFGSSAGGTLAALAALRPAGTADRVDAVVSLSGVLDFADTRLGELEGGSLPSLGRSFLDCPEAATAAECPAAAEASAVGAVGPDSPPFYLLTGDREAIPDSQARGMDAALRRAGVDSVLRVLPSGEHATDLVDDAVLAEIIGFLAARS; encoded by the coding sequence GTGAGCCCGGCCGCCGCGGGCACCGCCGCGATCACGGTCGTGCCGACGCCCGCCCGCCGGGGCGGTCGACGGAGGGGGCTCGCCGTGCTCACCTCGGCGCTCGTCCTCGCGGGCCTCGTCGGCCTCGCCGGCTGCACGCCGGAGCCGCCCGAGCGGGCGGTCCCGACGCCGTCGGCGTCGCCGCCCGCGGAGTCCGCCACCGCCTGGGATGCGCCCGCACCCGTCGTCGAGGACGGCGTGGAGGTCACCCGCGGCATCGTCTACCGCGAGGTGGAGGGCCAGCGTCTCGCGCTGGACGCATACCGGCCGCCCGGCGGCGAGCGGCTGCCGGTGCTCGTCATGGTGCACGGCGGCGCCTTCGTCGCGGGCGACCGGGCGCGGGAGCGTTTCGCCAGGTTCGGCCCCGCCTTCGCGCGCGCGGGCTGGCTCGCGGTCTCGATCGACTACCGGCTCGCCCCGCGCTGGACCTACCCGGCACCCGTCGAGGACGTCACGGCGGCGGTCGACTGGGTCCGGGCGCCCGGCGCGGTCGGACACCTCGGGGCCGACCCGGAGCGGGTGGCGCTGTTCGGCAGCTCCGCCGGCGGCACACTCGCGGCGCTCGCCGCGCTGCGGCCGGCCGGCACCGCGGACCGGGTGGATGCCGTCGTCAGCCTCTCCGGGGTCCTCGACTTCGCCGATACACGGCTCGGCGAGCTCGAGGGAGGGTCGCTCCCGAGCCTCGGGCGCAGCTTCCTCGACTGCCCGGAGGCCGCGACGGCCGCGGAGTGCCCTGCCGCCGCCGAGGCCTCCGCGGTCGGCGCGGTCGGCCCGGACTCGCCGCCCTTCTACCTCCTCACCGGCGACCGGGAGGCGATCCCCGACTCGCAGGCGCGGGGGATGGATGCCGCCCTCCGCCGGGCGGGCGTCGACAGCGTCCTTCGGGTGCTGCCCTCCGGGGAGCACGCGACCGACCTCGTCGACGACGCGGTCCTCGCCGAGATCATCGGGTTCCTCGCGGCCCGCTCCTGA
- a CDS encoding alpha/beta hydrolase, translating into MRPAPLTLALAGGATLALLAGIAACAPQGDQRDRVAEGTTPVFELDPEVPVVEDLVYATADDEELRLDICLPPDDAVAEAEDSGEDHGEAPDTPRGDQPDLDPVPLPTPERGPTASPTPDEGGAVPEGEDAEAAEQVGLRPAILMVHGGSWTRGDKADVHWRATCQWLAKASGSPVANINYRLAPAHPFPAAFDDVRAAVTWLRAPEQSERYRIDPTRIGAFGGSAGGNLVSLLGTRGSGATDTGTRVAAVVDLSGPNDLTGIAVNPVFEPVQRDYLACAEGEVCDAAFAASPIYSVDETDPPFLVAHSSEELIPIQQSARFVSALRGAGVDTTFVEVRGTRHSVGMLDEELRAQIVAFFREKLADRPAGVVP; encoded by the coding sequence ATGCGCCCGGCACCCCTCACCCTCGCCCTCGCGGGAGGCGCGACCCTGGCGCTCCTGGCGGGGATCGCGGCCTGCGCCCCGCAGGGCGACCAGCGCGACCGGGTGGCCGAGGGCACGACCCCCGTCTTCGAGCTCGACCCCGAGGTCCCCGTCGTCGAGGACCTCGTCTACGCGACCGCCGACGACGAGGAGCTGCGGCTCGACATCTGCCTCCCGCCCGACGATGCCGTCGCCGAGGCGGAGGACTCCGGCGAGGACCACGGCGAAGCGCCCGACACCCCTCGCGGCGACCAGCCCGATCTCGATCCGGTCCCGCTGCCGACGCCCGAGCGCGGCCCCACGGCATCCCCGACCCCCGACGAGGGCGGCGCCGTCCCCGAGGGCGAGGATGCCGAGGCGGCCGAGCAGGTCGGCCTCCGCCCGGCGATCCTCATGGTCCACGGCGGCAGCTGGACCCGCGGCGACAAGGCGGACGTGCACTGGCGAGCGACCTGCCAGTGGCTCGCGAAGGCGAGCGGCTCCCCGGTCGCGAACATCAACTACCGGCTCGCGCCCGCGCATCCCTTCCCGGCCGCCTTCGACGACGTGCGCGCCGCGGTGACGTGGCTGCGCGCGCCCGAGCAGTCGGAGCGCTACCGCATCGACCCGACGCGCATCGGCGCCTTCGGCGGCTCGGCCGGCGGCAACCTCGTCTCGCTGCTCGGCACGCGGGGATCGGGCGCGACCGACACGGGCACGCGCGTCGCGGCCGTCGTCGATCTCAGCGGCCCGAACGATCTGACCGGCATCGCCGTGAACCCCGTCTTCGAGCCCGTGCAGCGCGACTACCTCGCGTGCGCGGAGGGCGAGGTCTGCGATGCGGCCTTCGCGGCATCCCCCATCTACTCGGTCGACGAGACGGACCCGCCCTTCCTCGTCGCGCACTCGAGCGAGGAGCTCATCCCGATCCAGCAGTCGGCGCGCTTCGTGTCGGCGCTGCGCGGCGCCGGCGTCGACACGACCTTCGTCGAGGTGCGGGGCACCCGGCACTCGGTCGGCATGCTCGACGAGGAGCTGCGGGCGCAGATCGTCGCCTTCTTCCGGGAGAAGCTCGCCGACCGGCCCGCCGGCGTCGTCCCGTGA
- a CDS encoding DEAD/DEAH box helicase, with protein sequence MPSNDKGGRRAPSNSSARSFGAPKRAGKGGPSPKHRGYRPDAESGDAGRKSRWSAEERSARGHSAERPRGERSRDERGGRDDRGSGGFRGGERTQRPARGERPNWEPRGKDARGFGEDRGGRDDRAPRRFDRDDRAPRRFEREDRAPRRFEREERPARRDDRDDRGPRRFDRDERPVRRDDRDDRAPRRFDRDDRAPRRFDRDDRAPRRFDRDDRDDRAPRRFDREERPARRFEDDRPRRFDRDDRAPRRFDRDRRDERPVRRDDSSFYPSAEAKAKEAQRDDVVLERLEAEAIQAQDVEGMTFADLGLGGNITRAVAELGAVSPFAIQAATIPDVLAARDVLGRGRTGSGKTIAFGAPLVERLMQMQADAAPGQRRRPGRAPRAIILAPTRELALQIDRTVQPIAQSVGLFTTQLYGGVPYPRQVGALQRGVDIVIGTPGRIEDLVEQGRLDLSQIAITVLDEADHMCDLGFLEPVQRLIRRTPEGSQKLLFSATLDSGVATLVDEFLSEPAVHEVANDGQDASTIEHRVFMLDQRDKQSVLAELVSGPGKKLVFARTRAFAEDLTDMLEDEGIRAVALHGDLNQSRRTRNLERLTSGRASVLVATDVAARGIHVDDIELVVQADAPDEYKTYLHRSGRTGRAGKDGVVVTLVPFNRRRRTQDLLKRAEIEAEWTEVRPGDALVAEVAGILAEASDDED encoded by the coding sequence ATGCCCAGCAACGACAAGGGCGGCCGACGCGCGCCCTCGAACTCCTCCGCCCGCTCCTTCGGCGCCCCCAAGCGCGCCGGCAAGGGCGGCCCGAGCCCCAAGCACCGCGGCTACCGCCCCGACGCCGAGTCGGGGGATGCCGGCCGCAAGTCGCGCTGGAGCGCCGAGGAGCGCTCCGCCCGCGGCCACAGCGCCGAGCGTCCGCGCGGCGAGCGCTCGCGTGACGAGCGCGGCGGCCGCGACGACCGCGGCTCCGGCGGCTTCCGCGGCGGCGAGCGCACGCAGCGCCCCGCACGCGGCGAGCGCCCCAACTGGGAGCCCCGCGGCAAGGACGCGCGTGGCTTCGGCGAGGACCGCGGCGGTCGTGACGACCGCGCGCCGCGTCGCTTCGACCGCGACGACCGCGCGCCCCGCCGTTTCGAGCGGGAGGACCGCGCGCCCCGCCGCTTCGAGCGCGAGGAGCGCCCGGCCCGTCGGGACGACCGTGACGATCGCGGCCCGCGTCGCTTCGACCGCGACGAGCGCCCCGTGCGCCGCGACGACCGCGATGACCGTGCGCCGCGTCGCTTCGACCGCGATGACCGCGCGCCGCGTCGCTTCGACCGCGACGACCGTGCGCCCCGACGCTTCGACCGCGACGACCGCGACGACCGCGCGCCCCGCCGCTTCGACCGCGAGGAGCGCCCCGCCCGGCGCTTCGAGGACGACCGCCCGCGTCGCTTCGACCGTGACGACCGCGCCCCGCGTCGCTTCGACCGCGACCGCCGCGACGAGCGCCCCGTGCGCCGCGATGACAGCTCCTTCTACCCGAGCGCCGAGGCGAAGGCCAAGGAGGCGCAGCGCGACGACGTCGTGCTCGAGCGCCTCGAGGCGGAGGCCATCCAGGCCCAGGACGTCGAGGGAATGACCTTCGCCGATCTCGGCCTCGGCGGCAACATCACCCGCGCGGTCGCCGAGCTCGGCGCCGTGAGCCCCTTCGCGATCCAGGCGGCGACGATCCCCGACGTGCTCGCGGCGCGCGACGTCCTCGGTCGCGGCCGCACGGGCTCCGGCAAGACGATCGCCTTCGGCGCCCCCCTCGTCGAGCGCCTCATGCAGATGCAGGCGGACGCCGCCCCCGGCCAGCGCCGTCGCCCGGGCCGCGCCCCGCGCGCGATCATCCTCGCGCCGACCCGCGAGCTCGCGCTCCAGATCGACCGCACCGTGCAGCCGATCGCGCAGAGCGTCGGCCTCTTCACGACGCAGTTGTACGGCGGCGTCCCCTACCCCCGCCAGGTGGGTGCGCTGCAGCGTGGCGTCGACATCGTGATCGGCACGCCCGGCCGCATCGAGGACCTCGTGGAGCAGGGCCGCCTCGACCTCTCGCAGATCGCCATCACGGTGCTCGACGAGGCCGACCACATGTGCGACCTCGGCTTCCTCGAGCCGGTGCAGCGCCTCATCCGCCGCACCCCGGAGGGCAGCCAGAAGCTCCTCTTCTCGGCGACCCTCGACTCCGGCGTCGCGACGCTCGTCGACGAGTTCCTGTCGGAGCCCGCCGTGCACGAGGTCGCGAACGACGGCCAGGACGCCTCCACGATCGAGCACCGCGTGTTCATGCTCGACCAGCGCGACAAGCAGTCGGTGCTCGCGGAGCTGGTCTCCGGCCCCGGCAAGAAGCTCGTGTTCGCCCGCACCCGCGCCTTCGCGGAGGACCTCACCGACATGCTCGAGGACGAGGGCATCCGTGCCGTCGCGCTCCACGGCGACCTCAACCAGTCGCGCCGCACGCGCAACCTCGAGCGCCTCACGAGCGGCCGGGCCTCGGTGCTCGTCGCGACCGATGTCGCCGCCCGCGGCATCCACGTCGACGACATCGAGCTCGTCGTCCAGGCGGACGCCCCCGACGAGTACAAGACGTACCTCCACCGCTCGGGCCGCACGGGCCGCGCGGGCAAGGACGGCGTCGTCGTCACGCTGGTGCCGTTCAACCGCCGTCGCCGCACGCAGGATCTCCTGAAGCGCGCCGAGATCGAGGCGGAGTGGACCGAGGTGCGCCCGGGCGACGCGCTCGTCGCCGAGGTCGCCGGGATCCTCGCCGAGGCGTCCGACGACGAGGACTGA
- a CDS encoding GNAT family acetyltransferase has protein sequence MRIRAFEESDTEAVVALWHACGLVRPWNDPHRDIERKLAVQRELFLVGVDEEDAVIGTAMAGYEGHRGWVNYLAVDPSAQRLGHARALMAEVERLLLERGCPKLNLQVRDTNEDALAFYAALGYVRDASVSLGRRLIPDD, from the coding sequence ATGCGAATCCGCGCCTTCGAGGAGTCCGACACGGAGGCGGTCGTCGCCCTCTGGCATGCCTGCGGCCTCGTCCGCCCCTGGAACGACCCGCACCGCGACATCGAGCGGAAGCTCGCCGTGCAGCGCGAGCTGTTCCTCGTCGGCGTCGACGAGGAGGATGCCGTGATCGGAACCGCCATGGCTGGTTACGAGGGGCACCGCGGCTGGGTCAACTACCTCGCCGTCGACCCCAGCGCGCAGCGGCTCGGCCACGCGCGGGCGCTCATGGCGGAGGTCGAGCGGCTGCTCCTGGAGCGCGGCTGCCCGAAGCTCAACCTCCAGGTGCGCGACACCAACGAGGATGCGCTCGCCTTCTACGCGGCGCTCGGCTATGTGCGCGACGCGAGCGTCTCGCTCGGCCGGCGACTCATCCCCGACGACTGA
- a CDS encoding siderophore-interacting protein, translating into MSNIAVTHAPSGLVRATVLRTERVTPNMVRVTIGGDDLGRYEYQGFDQWFRLALPVDQSTSFEGMPQRFGIGGYLKYLTLPKTSRPAIRNYTVRAFRPASRELDIDFVSHGDEGIAGPWAAAVEPGAEVAFIDQGCGWAPVPSDWVLLVADESGLPAVAGILRDLPRDAVGHAIIELFDEADRQDVGAPSGVEVHWLVREAGTDPGSAALRALEALEFPAGSPYAFAVGEQALAAGARRHLVQGRGVPKQHVTFSGYWKRGVAAR; encoded by the coding sequence ATGAGCAACATCGCCGTCACCCACGCCCCCTCCGGCCTCGTCCGGGCGACCGTCCTGCGCACCGAGCGCGTGACCCCGAACATGGTGCGCGTCACGATCGGCGGCGACGATCTCGGGCGCTACGAGTACCAGGGCTTCGACCAGTGGTTCCGGCTCGCGCTGCCCGTCGACCAGTCGACGAGCTTCGAGGGGATGCCGCAGCGCTTCGGCATCGGCGGGTACCTCAAGTACCTGACGCTGCCGAAGACGAGCCGGCCGGCGATCCGCAACTACACGGTGCGGGCCTTCCGGCCGGCGTCGCGCGAGCTCGACATCGACTTCGTGTCGCACGGCGACGAGGGGATCGCGGGGCCGTGGGCGGCAGCGGTCGAGCCCGGCGCCGAGGTCGCCTTCATCGATCAGGGCTGCGGCTGGGCGCCGGTGCCGTCCGACTGGGTGCTGCTCGTGGCCGACGAGAGCGGCCTGCCCGCGGTGGCCGGCATCCTCCGCGACCTCCCCCGCGACGCGGTCGGGCACGCGATCATCGAGCTCTTCGACGAGGCGGATCGCCAGGATGTCGGGGCGCCGTCGGGCGTCGAGGTGCACTGGCTCGTGCGCGAGGCCGGGACCGACCCGGGCTCGGCCGCGCTGCGGGCGCTGGAGGCGCTCGAGTTCCCGGCGGGCTCGCCGTACGCCTTCGCGGTCGGCGAGCAGGCGCTCGCGGCGGGGGCGCGCCGGCACCTCGTGCAGGGCCGCGGCGTGCCGAAGCAGCACGTCACCTTCTCCGGCTACTGGAAGCGCGGCGTCGCCGCCCGCTGA
- a CDS encoding energy-coupling factor transporter transmembrane component T family protein → MSALARGGVDPYAERVDHGPLRFLHRLNPLAKVAGPLPLMVAVIFTRDLGAPLGLLLLALLLLLIGAHLRPRAALAVLGGIPLAVLVLSFSFGLWADPVATPGGPALLTVGSYQLRLGAWLVGLATALRLLALVALSLLAGLTTTGPDLVRSMVQQLRVPYRIGYTALAAFRFVPRFGHELDVIRRAHRIRGMAGGRGPVAGLRRRIGYLVPLLAGAIRHAERVALAMDARAFGAHPSRTERHRIPFRPRDVVFIVLVWVAGAAVLVVSPDLVHHLAPALELP, encoded by the coding sequence ATGAGCGCGCTCGCCCGCGGCGGCGTCGACCCCTACGCGGAGCGCGTCGACCACGGCCCGCTCCGCTTCCTCCACCGCCTCAACCCGCTCGCGAAGGTCGCCGGCCCCCTGCCGCTCATGGTCGCCGTGATCTTCACCCGCGACCTCGGCGCGCCGCTCGGACTGCTGCTGCTCGCCCTCCTCCTGCTCCTCATCGGCGCGCACCTGCGGCCGCGCGCCGCCCTCGCCGTGCTGGGCGGCATCCCGCTCGCCGTCCTCGTGCTGAGCTTCAGCTTCGGGCTCTGGGCCGACCCCGTCGCGACGCCCGGCGGGCCCGCGCTGCTCACCGTCGGCTCCTACCAGCTGCGGCTCGGCGCCTGGCTGGTCGGCCTGGCGACCGCGCTGCGGCTGCTCGCGCTCGTCGCGCTCTCGCTCCTCGCCGGACTCACGACGACCGGCCCCGACCTGGTCCGCTCGATGGTGCAGCAGCTGCGGGTGCCCTACCGGATCGGCTACACGGCGCTCGCCGCCTTCCGCTTCGTGCCGCGCTTCGGACACGAGCTCGACGTCATCCGCCGCGCCCACCGCATCCGCGGCATGGCCGGCGGCCGCGGCCCGGTCGCGGGCCTGCGTCGCCGCATCGGCTACCTGGTGCCGCTGCTCGCCGGCGCGATCCGGCACGCGGAGCGCGTCGCCCTCGCCATGGATGCCCGCGCCTTCGGGGCGCACCCCTCCCGCACGGAGCGCCACCGCATCCCGTTCCGCCCCCGCGACGTCGTCTTCATCGTCCTCGTGTGGGTCGCGGGCGCCGCGGTCCTCGTCGTCTCGCCCGACCTCGTCCACCATCTCGCCCCCGCACTGGAGCTGCCATGA